A single region of the Kocuria rosea genome encodes:
- a CDS encoding GTP cyclohydrolase II — protein sequence MRPDAPLVSSEPVVVPTPEGRFEVIGWQLPGGPGDAVAEHLSLTAPSSDRVPVGRPPLVRLHSECLTGDVFGSYRCDCGPQLHLALRRISDDGGTLIYLRNHEGRGIGLVNKLRAYKLQDGGADTVEANELLGLPADARDYTAAAAILHRLGLTRIRLLSNNPAKAERLADLGIEVVAMVPNEVPARPENHDYLVTKRDRMRHRLRHVDDPTAHRGPAAEPASRTDRTTDRTTDRTYDSTTDSTTDSTTDSTTDSTTNGTGDHTP from the coding sequence ATGAGGCCGGACGCCCCCTTGGTCAGCTCCGAGCCCGTGGTGGTGCCCACGCCCGAGGGCCGGTTCGAGGTCATCGGCTGGCAGCTGCCGGGCGGGCCCGGGGACGCGGTCGCCGAGCACCTCAGCCTCACCGCGCCCTCCTCGGACCGCGTGCCCGTGGGCCGGCCCCCGCTCGTGCGGCTGCACTCCGAGTGCCTCACGGGGGACGTCTTCGGCTCCTACCGGTGCGACTGCGGGCCCCAGCTGCACCTGGCGCTGCGCCGGATCTCCGACGACGGCGGCACCCTCATCTACCTGCGCAACCACGAGGGCCGGGGGATCGGGCTGGTGAACAAGCTGCGCGCCTACAAGCTCCAGGACGGCGGGGCGGACACGGTCGAGGCGAACGAGCTGCTCGGCCTGCCCGCCGACGCCCGGGACTACACCGCCGCGGCGGCCATCCTGCACCGGCTCGGGCTGACCCGGATCCGGCTGCTGAGCAACAACCCCGCCAAGGCCGAGCGCCTGGCCGACCTGGGGATCGAGGTGGTCGCCATGGTGCCCAACGAGGTGCCGGCCCGCCCGGAGAACCACGACTACCTCGTCACCAAGCGGGACCGCATGCGGCACCGCCTGCGCCACGTCGACGACCCCACCGCCCACCGCGGCCCCGCGGCGGAGCCCGCCAGCCGGACCGACCGCACCACCGACCGCACGACCGACCGTACGTACGACAGCACCACCGACAGCACCACCGACAGCACCACCGACAGCACCACCGACAGCACCACCAACGGCACAGGAGACCACACCCCATGA
- the ribB gene encoding 3,4-dihydroxy-2-butanone-4-phosphate synthase, which translates to MRTSSTHEGTGRGGDGATGEIRLDPVGAAVEAMAQGRPVVVVDDADRENEGDIVFAAEHATPALMGFTIRHSSGVVCVPMTGARADAMRLPPMVDVNEDSKGTAYTVTCDARLGVSTGISAADRALTARVLADPAAGPGDITRPGHVLPLRAAEGGVAVRRGHTEAAVELCSLAGLEPVGVIAELVHDEGEMMRLPALRAFADRHGIPLVSIEDLAAQLQEDRR; encoded by the coding sequence ATGCGGACCAGCAGCACCCACGAGGGGACCGGCCGCGGGGGCGACGGGGCGACCGGGGAGATCCGGCTCGACCCCGTGGGGGCGGCCGTCGAGGCCATGGCCCAGGGACGGCCCGTCGTCGTCGTGGACGACGCCGACCGGGAGAACGAGGGCGACATCGTCTTCGCGGCCGAGCACGCCACGCCCGCGCTGATGGGCTTCACCATCCGGCACAGCTCCGGGGTCGTCTGCGTGCCCATGACCGGGGCGCGGGCCGACGCGATGCGGCTGCCCCCGATGGTCGACGTCAACGAGGACTCGAAGGGCACCGCCTACACCGTCACGTGCGACGCCCGCCTCGGGGTGAGCACTGGCATCAGCGCCGCCGACCGCGCGCTCACCGCCCGGGTGCTGGCCGACCCCGCGGCCGGGCCCGGGGACATCACCCGGCCCGGGCACGTGCTGCCCCTCCGGGCCGCCGAGGGCGGGGTCGCCGTGCGCCGCGGGCACACCGAGGCCGCCGTCGAGCTGTGCTCCCTCGCCGGGCTCGAGCCGGTCGGCGTGATCGCCGAGCTCGTCCACGACGAGGGCGAGATGATGCGGCTGCCCGCCCTGCGCGCCTTCGCCGACCGGCACGGCATCCCGCTCGTGAGCATCGAGGACCTGGCGGCGCAGCTGCAGGAGGACCGCCGATGA
- a CDS encoding riboflavin synthase: MFTGIVAGQGTVRSVDPRPDGTSARLLVDAGPLVADLPHGGSLAVNGVCLTATRTEEIGPGQFLADVIGETLVRTNLGALAAGDTVNLERCVPAGGRLDGHVVQGHVDGTGTVTVREDLGEWERVRVAVPAELAPFLAEKGSVAVDGVSLTVTAVSAPGAGEHWFEVGLIPATLAETTLGRRPVGASVNLEVDVLAKYAQRLLAFARTDSTPAPETARTTAGEGA, translated from the coding sequence ATGTTCACAGGAATCGTCGCCGGCCAGGGCACCGTGCGCTCGGTCGACCCCCGCCCCGACGGCACGAGCGCCCGCCTCCTCGTGGACGCCGGCCCGCTCGTGGCCGACCTGCCGCACGGCGGCTCCCTCGCCGTCAACGGGGTCTGTCTCACGGCCACGCGCACCGAGGAGATCGGCCCCGGGCAGTTCCTGGCCGACGTCATCGGCGAGACGCTCGTGCGCACCAACCTCGGGGCGCTGGCCGCCGGGGACACCGTGAACCTGGAGCGCTGCGTGCCCGCCGGCGGGCGGCTGGACGGGCACGTGGTCCAGGGCCACGTCGACGGCACGGGCACGGTCACGGTCCGCGAGGACCTGGGGGAGTGGGAGCGGGTCCGGGTCGCCGTGCCCGCCGAGCTCGCCCCGTTCCTCGCCGAGAAGGGGTCGGTCGCCGTGGACGGCGTGTCCCTCACGGTGACGGCGGTCAGCGCCCCCGGTGCCGGGGAGCACTGGTTCGAGGTCGGGCTCATCCCGGCCACCCTCGCCGAGACCACCCTCGGACGCCGCCCCGTCGGCGCGTCCGTCAACCTCGAGGTCGACGTCCTCGCGAAGTACGCCCAGCGCCTGCTGGCCTTCGCCCGGACCGACAGCACCCCGGCGCCGGAGACGGCCCGGACCACGGCAGGAGAAGGAGCATGA
- the ribD gene encoding bifunctional diaminohydroxyphosphoribosylaminopyrimidine deaminase/5-amino-6-(5-phosphoribosylamino)uracil reductase RibD gives MDPQHRTGDDAERSVMRTALHAAARGPRGANPLVGAVLVDAEGRILHVGHHRGAGTVHAEVDVLERAGSAGTDLRGTTMYVTLEPCNHWGRTGPCAEAIVEAGVPRVVYGAPDRTAAAAGGAATLRAAGLEVRSGLLAEEAERLNDRWGETVRAQRPFVTLKVAQSLDARIAAADGTSRWITSSSAREHGHDLRARADAVLVGSGTVLADDPRLTARTGDGGVVPRQPLRVAMGLRPVPRDAAIRGTDGRFRHVATHDPHSALAELYDAGVRHVLIEGGATVAAGFLRAGLVDELSLYQAPLVLGAGRPAFEELGIGTLADASRWRLDPAGGGPVQQLGPDLWIHLRPVPPD, from the coding sequence ATGGACCCGCAGCACCGGACCGGCGACGACGCCGAGCGCTCGGTCATGCGGACCGCCCTGCACGCGGCGGCGCGCGGCCCGCGCGGGGCCAACCCTCTCGTCGGAGCCGTCCTCGTCGACGCCGAGGGGCGGATCCTGCACGTCGGCCACCACCGCGGGGCGGGCACCGTCCACGCCGAGGTCGACGTCCTGGAGCGCGCCGGGTCCGCCGGCACCGACCTCCGGGGCACCACCATGTACGTCACCCTCGAGCCGTGCAACCACTGGGGCCGCACCGGCCCGTGCGCCGAGGCGATCGTGGAGGCCGGTGTGCCCCGCGTGGTCTACGGCGCCCCCGACCGCACCGCCGCCGCCGCCGGCGGAGCCGCCACCCTGCGCGCCGCGGGCCTCGAGGTCCGCTCGGGGCTGCTGGCCGAGGAGGCCGAGCGGCTCAACGACCGCTGGGGCGAGACCGTGCGCGCCCAGCGCCCGTTCGTGACCCTGAAGGTCGCCCAGAGCCTCGACGCCCGGATCGCCGCCGCGGACGGGACCAGCCGGTGGATCACGTCGTCGTCGGCCCGCGAGCACGGGCACGATTTGCGCGCCCGCGCCGACGCGGTCCTCGTGGGCAGCGGCACGGTCCTGGCCGACGACCCCCGGCTCACCGCCCGTACCGGCGACGGCGGCGTGGTCCCGCGGCAGCCCCTGCGCGTGGCCATGGGCCTGCGCCCCGTGCCCCGGGACGCCGCGATCCGCGGGACCGACGGTCGGTTCCGGCACGTCGCCACCCACGACCCCCACTCCGCCCTGGCCGAGCTCTACGACGCCGGCGTGCGCCACGTGCTGATCGAGGGCGGGGCCACCGTCGCCGCCGGCTTCCTGCGCGCGGGGCTCGTCGACGAGCTCAGCCTCTACCAGGCGCCCCTCGTGCTCGGGGCGGGACGGCCCGCCTTCGAGGAGCTGGGCATCGGCACCCTCGCGGACGCCTCCCGGTGGCGGCTCGACCCCGCCGGCGGCGGGCCCGTGCAGCAGCTCGGCCCCGACCTGTGGATCCACCTGCGGCCCGTCCCGCCGGACTGA
- the rpe gene encoding ribulose-phosphate 3-epimerase, which produces MPRTCIHPSILSADFVNLETELGRIAAADAVHVDVMDNHFVPNLTLGMPLVERILAVSPLPLDVHLMIEDADRWAAGYAELGCESVTFHAEAARAPLKLARELRAHGARAGMALRPATPVEPYLDLLPELDMLLVMTVEPGFGGQAFLDVTLPKIRRAAEAIRAGGGRVALQVDGGITEETIVRAAEAGADTFVAGSAVYGAEDPGAAITALRGAARSAQS; this is translated from the coding sequence GTGCCCCGCACCTGCATCCACCCCTCGATCCTCTCCGCCGACTTCGTCAACCTCGAGACCGAGCTGGGCCGGATCGCCGCCGCCGACGCCGTGCACGTGGACGTCATGGACAACCACTTCGTCCCGAACCTGACGCTGGGCATGCCCCTCGTGGAACGGATCCTCGCCGTCAGCCCCCTCCCGCTGGACGTGCACCTGATGATCGAGGACGCGGACCGCTGGGCCGCGGGCTACGCCGAGCTCGGCTGCGAGTCGGTCACCTTCCACGCCGAGGCCGCGCGCGCCCCGCTGAAGCTGGCCCGCGAGCTGCGCGCCCACGGCGCCCGCGCCGGGATGGCCCTGCGTCCCGCGACCCCCGTGGAGCCGTACCTCGACCTGCTGCCCGAGCTGGACATGCTCCTGGTCATGACGGTGGAGCCCGGCTTCGGCGGCCAGGCCTTCCTCGACGTCACGCTGCCGAAGATCCGCCGGGCCGCCGAGGCGATCCGGGCCGGCGGGGGACGGGTGGCGCTGCAGGTGGACGGCGGGATCACGGAGGAGACCATCGTGCGGGCCGCGGAGGCCGGGGCGGACACGTTCGTGGCGGGCTCCGCCGTCTACGGCGCGGAGGACCCCGGGGCCGCGATCACGGCCCTGCGCGGGGCGGCCCGCTCCGCGCAGTCCTGA
- a CDS encoding RsmB/NOP family class I SAM-dependent RNA methyltransferase yields the protein MSGHEDRQGGDRRGDRDRRPGGPRRSARGHERNRRAQSDRAFSSSAPAGRTRRADPARLAAFETLRAVSEEGAYGNLVLPKLVRAHRLDRRDAGFATELAYGALRWQGTWDAVLARCVDRPLGELDGAVLDALRLGTHQLLAMRVPDHAALDQTVGLVRAVIGAGPGGLVNAVLRKVAARDLPAWIAELTAEAVDETARLGLAHAHPAWVVRALRQALTAHGRDAAELEALLEADNAAPVVNLVALPGLGDLDEALAAGAEQGTLVPGSALSSGGDLHRLASVREGGVRVQDAGSQLVARALLAAGQDADGGAGGGRWLDMCAGPGGKAALLAALADRQGAHLTANEVAPHRAELVRRALRPVPERAWTVRTGDGRAADELLGGRPVEEAGFDRVLVDAPCTGLGALRRRPESRWRRTPRDLAELGPLQRELLHAALDVARPGGLVAYATCSPHAAETLAVVQDVLARREDAELVDALAPVRAAALPGSLDGDRDPSRPWAGESGPATVQLWPHVHGTDAMFLALLRKR from the coding sequence GTGAGCGGGCACGAGGACAGGCAGGGCGGAGACCGGCGGGGCGACCGCGACCGGCGACCGGGAGGCCCGCGGCGCAGCGCGAGGGGCCACGAGCGCAACCGGCGGGCGCAGTCCGACCGCGCCTTCTCCTCGTCGGCGCCCGCGGGGCGCACGCGGCGGGCCGATCCGGCCCGGCTGGCGGCGTTCGAGACCCTGCGCGCGGTGTCCGAGGAGGGCGCCTACGGCAACCTCGTGCTCCCCAAGCTGGTCCGGGCCCACCGCCTGGACCGGCGGGACGCGGGCTTCGCCACGGAGCTGGCCTACGGGGCGCTGCGCTGGCAGGGCACCTGGGACGCCGTGCTGGCCCGGTGCGTCGACCGGCCCCTGGGCGAGCTCGACGGGGCGGTGCTGGACGCCCTGCGCCTGGGCACCCACCAGCTGCTCGCGATGCGGGTGCCCGACCACGCGGCCCTCGACCAGACGGTGGGCCTCGTCCGGGCCGTCATCGGCGCGGGCCCCGGCGGGCTCGTCAACGCGGTGCTGCGCAAGGTCGCGGCCCGGGACCTGCCCGCGTGGATCGCGGAGCTGACCGCCGAGGCCGTCGACGAGACCGCCCGCCTGGGCCTGGCCCACGCCCACCCGGCGTGGGTGGTCCGGGCCCTGCGCCAGGCGCTCACCGCCCACGGGCGGGACGCCGCCGAGCTCGAGGCGCTGCTCGAGGCGGACAACGCCGCCCCCGTGGTCAACCTCGTGGCCCTGCCCGGTCTCGGCGACCTCGACGAGGCCCTCGCCGCCGGCGCGGAGCAGGGGACGCTCGTCCCGGGCTCGGCGCTGAGCAGCGGCGGCGACCTGCACCGGCTCGCCTCCGTCCGGGAGGGCGGGGTCCGCGTCCAGGACGCCGGGTCCCAGCTCGTCGCCCGCGCCCTGCTCGCCGCCGGCCAGGACGCCGACGGCGGCGCCGGGGGCGGGCGCTGGCTGGACATGTGCGCCGGCCCGGGCGGGAAGGCGGCCCTGCTGGCGGCGCTCGCCGACCGGCAGGGGGCGCACCTGACGGCCAACGAGGTGGCCCCGCACCGGGCCGAGCTCGTGCGCCGGGCCCTGCGGCCGGTCCCGGAGCGCGCCTGGACGGTGCGCACGGGGGACGGGCGCGCCGCCGACGAGCTGCTCGGAGGCCGCCCCGTCGAGGAGGCCGGCTTCGACCGGGTCCTCGTCGACGCCCCGTGCACCGGCCTCGGGGCGCTGCGCCGCCGCCCGGAGTCGCGCTGGCGGCGCACCCCTCGCGACCTGGCGGAGCTCGGGCCGCTGCAGCGGGAGCTGCTGCACGCCGCCCTGGACGTCGCCCGCCCCGGCGGCCTGGTCGCCTACGCGACCTGCTCCCCGCACGCGGCCGAGACCCTCGCCGTGGTCCAGGACGTGCTGGCCCGCCGCGAGGACGCCGAGCTGGTCGACGCCCTGGCGCCGGTCCGGGCCGCGGCCCTGCCCGGCAGCCTCGACGGGGACCGCGACCCGTCCCGCCCGTGGGCGGGGGAGTCCGGCCCCGCGACCGTCCAGCTGTGGCCGCACGTCCACGGCACGGATGCCATGTTCCTGGCCCTGCTGCGCAAGCGCTGA
- the fmt gene encoding methionyl-tRNA formyltransferase, with amino-acid sequence MKILYAGTPSVAVPPLVHLAERPDVEIVAVLTRTDAPVGRKKVLTPSPVAEEAGRRGLPVLKANRVDAELAERIRDLGADVAAVVAYGALVPQAALDAVPHGWINLHFSLLPQWRGAAPVQRALMAGDTVVGASTFLLEAGLDTGPVLGTMTDEVRPDDTAGTVLERLSRTAAPLLADSLRAVVDGSARPAPQQGDVTHAPKLTAEDGRVRWSDPAVAVAHRVRGATPEPGAWTRLDERRLKLDLVLPRPDVRDLAPGRCVLRGDAVLVGTGSYAVQLTRVQPAGKKTMEATAWARGRSTEEEVVFQ; translated from the coding sequence GTGAAGATCCTCTACGCCGGCACGCCGTCCGTCGCCGTGCCGCCCCTGGTCCACCTGGCCGAGCGGCCCGACGTCGAGATCGTGGCCGTCCTCACACGCACCGACGCCCCCGTGGGGCGCAAGAAGGTGCTCACCCCCTCGCCCGTGGCCGAGGAGGCCGGGCGGCGGGGCCTGCCCGTGCTCAAGGCCAACCGGGTGGACGCCGAGCTGGCCGAGCGGATCCGGGACCTGGGCGCGGACGTTGCCGCCGTCGTCGCCTACGGGGCCCTGGTCCCGCAGGCGGCCCTGGACGCCGTGCCGCACGGCTGGATCAACCTGCACTTCTCCCTGCTGCCGCAGTGGCGCGGCGCCGCCCCCGTCCAGCGGGCCCTGATGGCCGGGGACACGGTGGTCGGGGCCAGCACCTTCCTGCTGGAGGCCGGCCTGGACACCGGGCCCGTCCTCGGCACGATGACCGACGAGGTCCGTCCCGACGACACGGCCGGGACGGTCCTGGAGCGCCTGTCCCGCACCGCGGCGCCGCTGCTGGCGGACTCCCTGCGCGCCGTGGTCGACGGCTCCGCCCGCCCGGCCCCGCAGCAGGGCGACGTGACCCACGCCCCGAAGCTCACCGCCGAGGACGGGCGGGTCCGCTGGTCGGACCCCGCCGTGGCCGTGGCCCACCGGGTGCGTGGGGCGACCCCCGAGCCCGGGGCGTGGACCCGGCTCGACGAGCGCCGGCTCAAGCTCGACCTCGTGCTGCCCCGGCCCGACGTCCGGGATCTCGCCCCGGGCCGGTGCGTCCTGCGCGGGGACGCCGTGCTCGTGGGCACGGGCTCGTACGCCGTCCAGCTCACCCGGGTGCAGCCGGCGGGGAAGAAGACCATGGAGGCCACCGCCTGGGCGCGGGGCCGCAGCACGGAAGAGGAAGTGGTGTTCCAGTGA
- the def gene encoding peptide deformylase encodes MSVLPIRTIGDPVLRTRAEEVTAFDDALRRLVADMHETMLDVGGVGLAAPQVGVSVRLFTWAVEGGAGHVVNPVLEVGEEPQEGGEGCLSVPGLAYDTPRRNWARVTGLDQHGAPVTVEGTGLLARCLQHETDHLDGRLYVDRLTGAEKRDAMRAIRAAGYDGVVRGVAGQRAAHVGTSFGAGSFGAGPA; translated from the coding sequence ATGTCCGTCCTGCCCATCCGCACCATCGGTGATCCCGTCCTGCGCACGCGCGCGGAGGAGGTCACGGCCTTCGACGACGCCCTGCGCCGGCTCGTCGCCGACATGCACGAGACGATGCTGGACGTCGGCGGCGTCGGCCTCGCCGCGCCCCAGGTGGGCGTCAGCGTGCGGCTGTTCACCTGGGCGGTCGAGGGCGGCGCGGGACACGTGGTCAACCCGGTCCTGGAGGTGGGCGAGGAGCCCCAGGAGGGCGGCGAGGGCTGTCTCTCCGTCCCGGGCCTGGCCTACGACACCCCGCGCCGGAACTGGGCCCGGGTCACCGGCCTCGACCAGCACGGCGCCCCCGTGACCGTCGAGGGCACCGGCCTGCTGGCGCGCTGCCTGCAGCACGAGACCGACCACCTGGACGGGCGGCTCTACGTCGACCGGCTGACCGGCGCCGAGAAGCGGGACGCGATGCGGGCCATCCGCGCCGCCGGCTACGACGGCGTGGTGCGCGGCGTGGCCGGGCAGCGCGCCGCGCACGTGGGCACCTCCTTCGGCGCCGGCTCCTTCGGCGCCGGCCCGGCCTGA
- the zapE gene encoding cell division protein ZapE — translation MSIQIEHLTERRPQVSADELLSAFRPSERFGEVSFDTYRPDPQQPSQAEAVRELRKFAESVNRSTGSGGGFFTKLFGGGPRKDEVRTGIYLDGGFGVGKTHLLASLWHAVPGPKAFGTFVEYTNLVGALTFRKAVDALSAYSLVCIDEFELDDPGDTVLMSRLMRELADSGVRIAATSNTLPGSLGEGRFAAQDFQREIQVLADQFEVLRIDGEDFRHRGLPQAPAPLSDGELDRAVEEHFPGRVVAADRFADLVEHLASVHPSRYRKLLEGIDAVVWRDVHTIEQQAVALRFVVLADRLYDKNLPIIASGRPFDEVFTAEMMAGGYQKKYFRAVSRLTALAREGILGDVSAV, via the coding sequence GTGAGCATCCAGATCGAACACCTCACCGAGCGGCGCCCCCAGGTGTCGGCCGACGAACTGCTGTCGGCGTTCCGGCCCTCGGAGCGCTTCGGGGAGGTCTCGTTCGACACCTACCGCCCCGACCCGCAGCAGCCGTCCCAGGCGGAGGCGGTGCGGGAACTGCGGAAGTTCGCGGAGTCCGTCAACCGCTCGACCGGCTCCGGCGGCGGGTTCTTCACGAAGCTCTTCGGCGGGGGCCCCCGCAAGGACGAGGTCCGGACGGGGATCTACCTCGACGGCGGCTTCGGGGTGGGCAAGACCCACCTGCTCGCGTCCCTGTGGCACGCGGTCCCCGGTCCCAAGGCGTTCGGCACCTTCGTGGAGTACACCAACCTCGTGGGGGCCCTGACCTTCCGCAAGGCCGTCGACGCCCTGAGCGCCTACAGCCTCGTGTGCATCGACGAGTTCGAGCTCGACGACCCCGGGGACACGGTCCTCATGTCCCGGCTGATGCGCGAGCTCGCCGACTCCGGCGTGCGGATCGCGGCGACGTCCAACACCCTGCCCGGATCGCTCGGCGAGGGCCGCTTCGCCGCGCAGGACTTCCAGCGGGAGATCCAGGTGCTGGCCGACCAGTTCGAGGTGCTGCGCATCGACGGCGAGGACTTCCGCCACCGGGGCCTGCCGCAGGCCCCGGCGCCGCTGTCCGACGGCGAGCTCGACCGGGCCGTGGAGGAGCACTTCCCGGGCCGCGTCGTGGCCGCCGACCGGTTCGCCGACCTCGTGGAGCACCTCGCGAGCGTGCACCCCTCCCGGTACCGCAAGCTCCTCGAGGGGATCGACGCCGTGGTCTGGCGCGACGTGCACACCATCGAGCAGCAGGCCGTCGCCCTGCGCTTCGTGGTGCTGGCGGACCGGCTCTACGACAAGAACCTGCCGATCATCGCCTCCGGCCGGCCCTTCGACGAGGTCTTCACGGCCGAGATGATGGCCGGCGGCTACCAGAAGAAGTACTTCCGCGCCGTCTCCCGCCTCACGGCGCTGGCCCGCGAGGGCATCCTCGGGGACGTCTCCGCGGTCTGA
- a CDS encoding sulfurtransferase encodes MGVAVENNEEFAQYAHPERLVSTQWVAEHRDDPGVVVVESDEDVLLYETGHVPGAVKIDWHTDLNRPDTRDYVDAAEFAELMARKGISRDTTIVVYGDKSNWWAAYALWVFELFGHPDVRLMNGGRDKWVAEGRELSTEKVVPERADYPVVERDDAPIRAFQEDVLAHLGEQPLIDVRSLPEYTGERTHMPEYPQEGTLRGGHIPTAASVPWARAAAEDATFRSREELEAIYRDEVGLSPDDDIIAYCRIGERSSHTWFVLKHLLGYDRVRNYDGSWTEWGNSVRVPIVRGEEPGEVPGSAR; translated from the coding sequence ATGGGCGTTGCCGTGGAGAACAACGAAGAATTCGCGCAGTACGCGCACCCCGAACGACTCGTGTCCACCCAGTGGGTCGCCGAGCACCGGGACGACCCCGGGGTCGTCGTGGTCGAGTCGGACGAGGACGTCCTGCTCTACGAGACCGGCCACGTGCCCGGCGCCGTGAAGATCGACTGGCACACCGACCTGAACCGTCCCGACACCCGGGACTACGTCGACGCCGCGGAGTTCGCCGAGCTCATGGCGCGCAAGGGCATCTCCCGCGACACCACGATCGTGGTCTACGGGGACAAGTCCAACTGGTGGGCCGCCTACGCGCTGTGGGTGTTCGAGCTGTTCGGCCACCCGGACGTGCGGCTCATGAACGGCGGGCGGGACAAGTGGGTCGCCGAGGGCCGTGAGCTGTCCACGGAGAAGGTCGTGCCCGAGCGCGCCGACTACCCCGTGGTCGAGCGCGACGACGCCCCGATCCGCGCCTTCCAAGAGGACGTGCTGGCCCACCTGGGCGAGCAGCCGCTGATCGACGTCCGGTCCCTGCCGGAGTACACGGGCGAGCGCACGCACATGCCCGAGTACCCCCAGGAGGGCACGCTGCGCGGCGGGCACATCCCGACCGCGGCGTCCGTGCCGTGGGCGCGGGCCGCCGCCGAGGACGCCACGTTCCGCTCGCGCGAGGAGCTCGAGGCGATCTACCGCGACGAGGTCGGACTCTCCCCCGACGACGACATCATCGCGTACTGCCGCATCGGCGAGCGCTCCAGCCACACGTGGTTCGTGCTCAAGCACCTGCTGGGCTACGACAGGGTACGCAACTACGACGGCTCCTGGACCGAGTGGGGCAACTCCGTGCGCGTGCCGATCGTCCGCGGCGAGGAGCCCGGCGAGGTCCCGGGGTCGGCCCGATGA